In Bacillota bacterium, one DNA window encodes the following:
- a CDS encoding HDIG domain-containing protein, with product MDRQEALDLVKEHVKTRNLIKHMLATEAVMKALAERLGEDQDKWALAGLLHDIDYDETAHDPNRHSLVGGEMLEKLGLPDDVVHAVKAHNEAHGLPRETRLDKALYAVDPLTGLLVAAALIHPSKKLSAIDVGFVMNRFKESSFARGANRDQMKSCSELGLSLEEFIEIGLRAMQGIAGELGL from the coding sequence ATGGATCGGCAAGAGGCACTCGACTTGGTGAAGGAGCACGTCAAGACCAGGAACCTCATCAAACACATGCTTGCAACGGAGGCCGTCATGAAGGCCTTGGCCGAGCGGTTGGGTGAGGACCAGGACAAGTGGGCGCTCGCGGGGCTCCTCCATGATATCGACTACGACGAGACAGCTCATGACCCCAATAGGCACAGCCTTGTTGGTGGCGAAATGCTTGAGAAGCTGGGTCTGCCGGATGATGTGGTGCACGCCGTGAAGGCTCACAACGAGGCCCACGGGCTGCCGCGGGAAACGCGGTTGGACAAGGCCCTTTACGCGGTTGATCCGCTCACGGGGCTCCTGGTAGCTGCGGCGCTCATCCACCCCTCCAAGAAGCTTTCCGCAATCGACGTGGGTTTCGTGATGAACAGGTTCAAGGAATCATCGTTCGCCCGCGGTGCCAACAGGGACCAGATGAAAAGCTGTTCCGAGCTGGGTCTATCGCTTGAGGAGTTCATCGAGATAGGCCTCCGCGCAATGCAAGGAATCGCGGGGGAACTCGGCCTTTAG